A window of Centroberyx gerrardi isolate f3 chromosome 6, fCenGer3.hap1.cur.20231027, whole genome shotgun sequence genomic DNA:
TCAAATAATGGAGCATTGCTCTTGCTGAGATCACATTAGAAGAGACTTCCCTGCCGCTGGTCTGACAGAACCAATCTCCTCAGCAGTATAACTGAGAGGGGCGTCTGTTCAATACTTAAAAGGCAAACATGCAACATTGATGACCCATGGGTCCGCTGGTCGCCATCTGAAGAAGGGGGCATCATATCCCCGAGTCATGTCTGCaacaatgtctgtgtgtgtatacgagTGTGTTTCCAAACTCGTGCCTTGGTTTAACGGCTCCTTTATTTAGCTCCCTCTTCATGAACGCAAACAATGCAGcattcaaatatatatatttttgcttctctttctcttttccagtGATCGTCTCTTCAGTAACGGGGCTCATTTCAGATCTTGATAGATTATTCTATTTGCTGTCAGTCAGGACAGGTATAATGGAGCACATTTGAAATGGTTGAGCGGTTTATGGATTATCCCTGCATTCCACTGACAGGTATCCCATCACACAGAAAATTGCATGGTGCTTTCAGAAAGGTATTCCATTCCCTCTAACACACTTTATTTCTCTTCACTCATCCTTTCCCCCTGCTATTTCATTGTCTCagtcctcctctttctctgtggtgTCTCCCCGGTTCAATAGCGCTGCTCTGTCTTTCCTTCATGCCCTATAAAGGCCGCGGCCACGAGAAAGCCCATCTGCTCTTAGtgcttttatatatttatttgacTGCAGCAGTTGAAGGCGTGTTGGAAGTAGGCTGGCCTGTCGTGTCAAGCGGGGTTGTCAAACCCTGATGGGCCAAAGAGGCTGGCTCCGATAATGGCCAGCACATCTGAAgtcactgggtgtgtgtgtgtgagtgtgtgtgtgtgtgtgtgggtgtgtgtgagtgggggaCGGTGGAGCGGAGGGGGGCAGTGAGGCGGAATTGAACATGGTGTGGAGAATGAGAATGGAGGGGgatgagataaaaataaaaacgtgCAGCCACACTGCAGACGGGCGAGGCGCCCGTCGAGTAACCGCGCTCCGCCGACCTGAACCGGCTGGCTGCGGTCCACGTCAATAACAGTTCATTTTGCTCCATCTTGGTAATAATGGGGTTTCAATGAGGCATCAAATGAGTTCTGCTTGAGCAGAATCACTATTCAGCACAAAACTCTTGAATGCTACTGCTTACTGCTGCAGATACAATGCCTGCTTCAATGCAGCATTGACAAAGGGCAGCAGGGAGAGGCAGCCTACATACAGTGTGTCTGGATGTTGGTGGGCGTATGGCCGCATGCAAATGTGCTGTTGTGGGCGCAGGCAAGCACGTGTCTGACTGTTAGATTCACATTCTTGATTCATTTAACAAATCTGCTAGCCGAGGCACTTCTAGACCTCCATCCATCTGAACACGAGCgaacacacattaacatatactgcaaaaaatattcaaatgtcatttaatctagtattgagtcttattGTAAACCTTATAAATCTTGTGCTTAATCTTATTGTacctaaaacaagtgaaaaaatctggaATCTAGATTgatataatttaatttttttccaaCGGATATTGACATTTGTCTccagaaaactcctgaaacaagtgaaactacaacaaaaacaagtggATTATCTCACCCCCTTGAAATcaataatattttattaataGATATGACACTAAATTGACTTAAGACGTTTTTACATTGTACATTCCTTTTGGTCTTCATGGCCCTCTAGGTAGAGGCGATCTGTTTCAGCAGGGCATTATGTATGCTACCACAGGCCAGCGGACAGTTCAGCCGCTTAAATCACCTGAATTATTCACCAGAAAATGTGAAACACCGCATTAGCTCACCACAGTTACTCACCACagcgtgtgtgagcgtgttggtgtgtgtgtgtgtgtgtatgtcggtGTATGTCATCATCGTTGTATCTACATGAAACTAAAGAACAGTGGCAGGAGTGCAGCGGTCCTGCTCAGATAATGTTGACACTAATCTTCCCCTGGGACTGTGCTGAAGCGTACGAGCGTTGGTGTTTTCTCAACACCAGCGGGGAAGAGATAGTCTGCAGATCAAAAGGCTTGAGTCAgacttaattaaaaaaaatattaatcatgtgtgtagtttttcagttattATACTTATACATAATAGTGCAGCTAATTGATTCATTAGAATCGCAGCAGTCGGGTGGGTGCTGTGTGGTGtgaaaagaagggagagggaggaagagaaagagaatacgTAACTTCAAACAGGAGGAAACAAAGCTTCAAGTATTAGGACAATTTAATAAAATGCAGAGCATATAGTGTGTAACAAAAGAGCCTTTATGAATAGTTTTTTTCATATCAGTTTGGAAATATTGTGATTTTTATGTTGGTGTTGAATTCATACTTGATTATGCACTGTCATCTACTGGTCAGTACGGGGCATTTCACACCATAAAGTCAAATAATCACCGTGCCATATTATTTCAAACAACAGACCAAACAACAGAAAACGTggcacattttatttctttattgaaCAGTTAACCGTTTGGTCCTGACTTTCCCCCcgggggggtcaaaggtcaagtgCACAGCAGTCCCTAACAACCAAAGAGTTGCACTGAAAACACAATTATGAAAACAAATTCATTACAAAACACTCATTCTCCcactgtgaaaacacacacatccacaaaagGATCTGCGTACACCGtcatggataaaaaaaaatccattttctTAACAGAATTCCTTAAAATAGACAACATCAAAATATTTGAGAAGGCCTAAACTGTGGGTCGGGGTTAAAGCCAGGGTGGAAAATCAGTCAAATGCTGCTAAATTTTAGCTGTGGCTGTTTGTTCTAGTCTACCAGGCACATTGGCAAGACAACAATCACCATCTGGATTttctaaaaataatatttggctggtaaaatagcaACTATGGCTGCTGTTTTTGGAATCCATCAGCTACTGTGGTCAGAAAAAGTTACTTTCCTGCCCTGCTTAAGGCACACGATTGTTCTTATGATAAGAAATAACACTAAATCTGAGAAACCATTCgaaaaaaacacagtgatatgtacagtatatagagaCTTTCAGATCTGACACAAATATTATAAAAGAGTGAAATTCCTATTTCTGGTCGTaaccacacttttttttattcaagaGTTTGGGAAGCTTCTTCAATGTAGCTGACAACTCTGTTTCTAAATTAAGCAATCATGCGTCATGTTTGTTGATATTGTGCGGCTAAGATTATTAACCAGCCAGTGAGTCAGAAATCTCAAGCTGTGACTGGAAACACAATTGGGTGAAACGACAGGCAAGATCGGACCTGGCTAACTCTTGGCTACACAGGTTCAGCTCACTAGAGAGAGTTTTAGCACAGTAGAGAGCTCTAGCTTGTCCAGCAAGAAATATCTTACAGCAGAGCCAATAAACAATAGAAAATAGTAAATCTTCCAATCCACATGATACCTTCTCAAACATCTGTCCCTTGTCAGTGAGGCCAACATGCATACTGAGAACTCTCTCCTTCAACATTTCTTGACTGACTgataaaaaacatttctcatgCCCAGCCTTTTCTCGGAGTTTGCAGACACATTCATTTCTATCTGATGCCTCTGAAACAGTGACCTGTAAAGCCCCAGAGTCTTCTGCTCCAGTGTGAACTGTGTTGATTATTGAGAGGCCGTTTAGCAGAGAGATTTCGGTCGAACCTTCGGGAAAagctgaaagaaaaacaacaacccagAAACATAAACATTCCTGTTGCGACCGGATTATGAACTGCAACGTGAAAACACAATCGTAAAAATGAATGTTAGGTCTGAAATGTTCAGTTAGAAATCAGGATCTTACCCCAAAGTAGTTGTTGGGGACGAAGCCCTCCCGGCCGCAGAGCGAGGCCCACCACCAGTCCACTCCCTCGGGCTTCTGCAGGATGGTGACCATGTCTCCCTCTTTGAAGCTCAGCTCGTCCGCAGCCTGGGCCGGATAGTTCCACAGAGCGTACAGCACCCCGCTGTTCTCCGCCCCCATGGCCTCCTCCACACCTGACGCCACGCACAGGGaacagcaaataaatgtatgtcACGGGCTTGAGCCGTACAACAGGTAAGGTGTGTCCATCAGCtggggttagaccaatataacaggctgatattggccttttattaaatatcagatattagTCACTCATGTCGTCCACTGCTGATTATGATGGAagctcctccctgaccacaactaaatgaaaacatggaaaacctgcagtgggattttattttcattgcacattttatttattcctttgaTTGTTCAGTTAAATTCTTCAATTAAAGTCTTAACGTATCCCAgcgtttcccctaccattgaatacaTTGAATAGGTggagtggagagttttagtgtctcatggtctaaatactgtgtCAGAGATTGAAGAATAAAAATGTGGgggaaaaacagaatatttggatttttttggcatgaaaatggtcaaatttaaagattaactattggcacaaaatatcagctatcggcctttaaaaacccatatgggCCAAAGTGTACCACCAACAGTGATGTGTCCTGTCACTCAGCTAAAAGACTAAAATGTAAGTTACATGGCATATTTATGATGGATTTGAGTTTCATGATGATTCTTTTACTTTTAGCATTTTACAGCATTCTACTCCTCAGCTGCATCagctattttgtgtgtttgtgtgtgtgtgacactctTATCTGGGGCAATTTACACTGACTCCAATGGTAGAATAGGCTTAAACCAGAATTACAATTAACCAATAGTCAAGAGTGCAAGACAGATGCAGCAACAGTCAAATTGTGTCATACAGTCATACGACCTGTCGAAACTCAAAGTAAGGCTAAATGcctaatatgtaaatatgtaaatctaAATTACATAACATATTCTATGATGGATTTGCATGATCTTTTACAGTGTAgtctggttgtatgtgtgtgtgtgtgtgatctcctCACCCCTCAGGAAGCTCTCACACTCCTCAAACCCCACGGCGTAAGGATCACACTTCTGGGCGGCGGTGGCTCCGTCGCTCTCCGTCACCGCCATGACAGCCGCTCCGTTCCTCACCAGAAACTCACACAGCAGACGGTCGTTACAAGAGGCTGCGCAGTGCAGCGGAGTCCTGCAGGGCCAAGGACCGACCGGGATTAAACACATCTAGTGGTACAACTTCGGTGTCGTGAAAATAGCCAAGGCACAACGGACAGCAATGCTACACAGAGACACAATATAAGGTGTCTTTGTGGATGCTTCTATCCGAAACACCACACACTgccatgcatacatttttaggaTATGTGGCCCCAATAGGAATCAAAACCCTAACCTTGGCTGTGTTAGTGCCACAGTACACCCACTAAACTACACAAAGCTTGCATAGGAGGCAGAAgtcaatgagagagacagagacgggaTAGGTGGAGGAGAATAGAGAAGTGTTTACCAGCCGTGGCTGTCCGGCGCACTGACATTGGCTCCAATGCGAACCAGGAAGTCCACCACATTGTAGTGGCCTCCACAGATGGCATTGTGAAGGGCAGTGATGCCCTCGTCATTGGGTCGGCTGGGGTCATTCATCTGCggaaaacacacattacacagtGTTAGTTTATCAGCTAAACTTTAATcgccttaaaggaaaaatccatcctcagatactctcacactgttagatatcatccaTGTGTGACCTTCCAGGAGTTaatttgtgatgaagtgttgtgatttattttttccctcaaacctgcctcatctacttctacttcagttagtgatttcctacatttcccagaatgcccttcgACAACCGCCAaagaacgggcctgaacttgttgaaTTCAGCTGTGAgttatacatgtaggtgaagAGCAATAGCAATAGTGATAACATAGAGCAGTTTTTCCACTCAAGAAAATATTAGtcgcgccccttactcaaaacactggtcttgtggctgcattgcattctggtctattgaggctactgttggaggagaaattggtctctctcctcttctacgatggatttctccctgtgtgattgttgaacgtctcttggtgcaaaatggcggctctagaaagaagccctcgctctttgattctgagggactgacaccaaaacctgctgtttactgttgatgttttacatcGCTGGAAAATCTTCTGCTATCACacttcattgtagctgctgAAAATATCTCAGCGTGGCGTCAtcttgtctacatttggccagttatccgtgggaataaaataaaaatacacagccaaacaacaaaatgggcccagaaatgcacgATACATTGCCAACagctgttaaagtgttttagggtggattccAATTAGGAGCTTGGGCTAGAGCTCCCCTCCTTCAACAGCTACAGTCGAGGTGTCCTTCAGCAAGCACTTCACCTCCAGCTGCTACACTGGAGTTGCTCGGTGGCCGACAGCAGAAGCTGCTGCACTGAGAAACTTCcaaatgtgtttctgcatgaatgtgaagcaggggcTTGCTTAAAAAGGGAATGCATACTCAGCAAACCTTCCGTGgcaaaataaaggttaaaaataacatattttgCATCACTTTGTAAAGCCAGAATCCAGAACTGCAGCACATTTGGCACCACAGTTTACTGTTTTAGTTTACTCTGATTTCACTGGGTTTAAGAGTTTTCCCCTCTCTAACTTATTGATGGGAGCTGTCAGGGTCATGACCTTTATATTAAGTTACAGGGGATCTGAAAGTACAGTTATGTTATGTGTATATACTGATATAGTCttttacattttggattttgtGCAAATTTCTTTAAATCAATTTGACCTTTTGTCTAGTTGTAATGTGATTTAAGTTCCTTGTATGAATTGATGTTTCAGGTTTATTAAGAATTGGTTTATTTTGAGTGCAATACAGGCAATTGTATTATTATAGATATTATTCGTAGtcgtagtattaatagtagtagtagtagtggcagtactagtggtagcagtggtagtattagtagtacttgcactcacacacacacacacacacacacacacacacctcctgcaTGGCCCTCTGCACCGTCTCCAGCTCTCCGACCAGCGACCCGTCCAGCAGCAGGACCAGCGGACTGAGTCTCGCTCGCCTCCCAGAGCCTCTACGCTCCCGACTGGCCCGCCGCAGAATGGAGTGGTAGTTCTGACGAGACAAACAGAACCACAACTTACATCAAATAAAGCACTTTTTTTGGGAACTTCTTCCACTAAAGGGATTTAAAGACTGAAATGTAACATTAACAGCTTTGCAGCAACTGATAATAACTTCCAGATGATGTAATTAATtaatgtaatactgtaatactgtaatattacTCCAGCAACTTATTACATTCACAGGTTTTATTATAATTTCAGCCCATTTAGAGGggttattttattacattttgtaagttattgcattatcaggcatttattacattatctacaAGCTCATGTCTTACTCTGTGGTCATGGGGGAGCGGTGTGGATGTCTGCGGCACGGGGAAGGGGGAAGGAGGTGTGGCgctgtcctctccctctgagGAGCTGCTGGTCTCGCTCCCTTGCTCCCCCTTCTGCCGGAGGCCCTTCCTGCGGAAAAGCTTGTTGATGAGATGCTTGTACTGGTTGGGCTGGTAGTGGGAGACCTTCTTCAGCGGCTGGGACAGATCCACGGAGCCCCGTCTCTTCAGCGCTCGGGGGATTTCCGCCCGGATACGGAGCAGCTCCTCCAGGTCGGGGATCTCCTGGCTCTGGGCCTCGGGGGCCACAACCGGCTGCAGCCTGGTGGGGCTGAGGGGccggggggcgggggcgggggccgCCTCCATACCCCCCTCTGACATGCTGGGAGTCTCAGAAATCACAGGAATGTGATGATGAATAAGGTCCAGCCGCTCTAACTCTGCATCTACGTCCCCCGCTTTCAGCACTGCAGAGACGGAGACCAAACCACAGATGCAGCAAAATTAGCTTAATTAACAAAGATCCTGTGAACACAAATCTATTGCAGGAAAGTGTAACAGAGTGTGTGGGCAGATGTGTGACgtgcaagggtggaagtaactaattacattcaCTCACGTTACAGTAATTgactgtattttttaaagtcagtaattttacttttacttaagtgtttttttcctcctattGCACTTCACTGAATTTTAAAtgacatccattacagagtacagattttgtACTCTCTCcttaagcaacagaaactggaccattGTAAATTGtagagccattcacagtgaacagtcagtcagcgaagaagagaagagtaatctggctttattttattgcgtaattttgaatttttagaattaaaagaatctagtttgaactctgtcctctcgtccttttagaatcacatggaaaagatcacatgtaacaacattctcttttctaaaaagtaaaagtaacttttactctgagtacattttaaatgagctagtagatttttacactagTACTttcacttctacttaagtaaaatatcagcaaagtaacagtacttcaaCTTGAGTAGGAAACTCTAGTACTCTCTCCACCACCGGTGATGTGTTTCCATACCTTCACTGTATATGGCCGGCTGCCTCAGCTCGGGTGGGGGGGGCTGTGGCTGGAGGAGGGGCTGGGGCAGGAACTCTCTGGGCAGCGGTACGGCCGGCAGGTAAGGCAGCATGTCTCCGTCTCCTCCCAGGACTCTGGGGTGGTGGGTCGGCCCCACGGCCCAGTGGGGGTTCTGCAGACGCAtgatgacagacagagggatgggCCTGCGCTGGCGGGTCTGGGCGGAAGCGGGGGGGATGGAAATACGGGAGATGATGGGCTGAGCGTGGTAGGGGGAGTGGGCCGGGGACGTAACGTCTGGAGGAACCGATATACGGGCGTTACGGGGGAGAGATCCATGGGAAGGCTGGAGAGGTCGAGAGCGAGAATCCTGGAGAGGCGGAGACAAACAGTAAAAGGGGATGAGCTCAgtaaatcaaagaaaaaaaaagaaagcatgcTTGCTATTCTCACACCTAAGCCTGCACGGGGAAAAAGGCAGCAGCTTTATGTCATAAAATAAATCACTCTGTGTGTATATCCCTTAATAAAGAAATGAGAGTTAGGATCCGATCTTAAACTAGTCTGCAGACAGAGGGAACAgtggatatactgtagttaaAAAGCCTCTATTGTGATGGTATATCTAGGATACATATTAAGAACAGCTGACTGGTTTCGACCACAAGACTTGGGGAAGTTTTTCTTCCATATTTGAGCAAGAGTGCCTGCAGATTGCCAAAGATTGGATCCTAATTCTAGGCTTCTAGGCATGTGCACCACTCCTTCGTGAGCTATTTGACGCTATCTGAAGCTGTAAAAATATTTTTCGAGCACAGTTTTTCCTGTTTCATCTATCTTCTCTAAAAAATACTCTACTAACATTCTGTTGGCCATTTCACCCTGTTCTTATCTGTGAAAAACAATGCCAGGCTAGTGGTACCTCCTGTTTAGGTAGATATCTGCAGTTTCTCAAGGACTCAAAGAGGGAATGGTGCGCCATTTTAGTTAACGTTGTGAACGTGGATTACTTACAAATGCGGGAAAGAACATTTGAGCCAAGATAAAAGTCATAAAAGCAAAACTCTCACAGTACTTATTTGATCTATCTCTCCATCAACACCACACACCTTTTTGGCGCTGGGGGCCGGAGGAGGACCGTCCAGGTTGGATTCCCTCCAGTTGCTTTTTGGCACCGACGGCCTCAGCCACTCTGTCTCTGCAACAGGAAGGTGCTAAGTTAAaaaacagagaacacacactggGCGCCGGTGGCAGAGAGCCAAAGTTCCTGAGCGCTTAAATTGTTTGCCCTGTACTAACGCTACGACTCTGCACACAAAGTAAAAGTTGAATTAACAATGCCGTCTTTCATCTGCCTGAATGTAAATGAGCAGCAGTCATGCAGACTAACTTTCGTAGGTGTGGTGAGGTTTCCTCTCGTAGGACGCGTCCAGATCTGTCTCATTCCACTTGCCAGGGCTCTTTTGCCGCTGCACGCCctcatctgagagagagagagagagagagagagagagagagagagagagagagtgagtgacagaaaggaagaaggaagctTAGAAAGAATAGTACAAACTGGGTTGCAAGCATGTTGAGCAAATGACCCAAAAAAATTCAATAAAGTCTTGACACTCCCAAGGTTACAGGCCAGTGTTTCCCTCCAGAATTTTATTTGTGTAACGacggaaaaacctctgaaactaaaaccctccattgaaacccagaataatgAAAGTCTTgtaggtgggttggcagctTCTTCAGGAAAAGTGACCCAATGCACCGATTCAGtggtagaggaaactctgtTACAGACACTTCTTGAAAAGTTAATGTGCACTGGAGACAAATGAAGATAAATGagataaattaaattattttactccaagattttaagactcaatagcAGATTAAATCA
This region includes:
- the ppp1r13l gene encoding relA-associated inhibitor, with product MSSQTGYGSSMLFQSMNDDLNASLATADELSREFNSLLQEASSSNNAKSGSQTGSLISREKPQFSLSSSSTSASLSPRDSGGSSHDSTSSMPYSPSSTASRSMDSIVSSTKTPPYSPVFSPNPLTSPQARRDGHSPLPHLGPDTYSYGQMSPKHSPRTQRRASPSRYNRSPRGSVSYMERSPSPTPTAASFDQLPRSAPLHSSSNLLSPYDSSQMGRRSPRPDRSPSPRPFNHPLSSTLPRNFGGFVQADEGVQRQKSPGKWNETDLDASYERKPHHTYEKTEWLRPSVPKSNWRESNLDGPPPAPSAKKDSRSRPLQPSHGSLPRNARISVPPDVTSPAHSPYHAQPIISRISIPPASAQTRQRRPIPLSVIMRLQNPHWAVGPTHHPRVLGGDGDMLPYLPAVPLPREFLPQPLLQPQPPPPELRQPAIYSEVLKAGDVDAELERLDLIHHHIPVISETPSMSEGGMEAAPAPAPRPLSPTRLQPVVAPEAQSQEIPDLEELLRIRAEIPRALKRRGSVDLSQPLKKVSHYQPNQYKHLINKLFRRKGLRQKGEQGSETSSSSEGEDSATPPSPFPVPQTSTPLPHDHRNYHSILRRASRERRGSGRRARLSPLVLLLDGSLVGELETVQRAMQEMNDPSRPNDEGITALHNAICGGHYNVVDFLVRIGANVSAPDSHGWTPLHCAASCNDRLLCEFLVRNGAAVMAVTESDGATAAQKCDPYAVGFEECESFLRGVEEAMGAENSGVLYALWNYPAQAADELSFKEGDMVTILQKPEGVDWWWASLCGREGFVPNNYFGLFPKVRPKSLC